AAAACAGGCGGATCCCGAGTATGTTTTGTGTGAGATTAGATGCAAAATACCGATATTCGACGTCCATGGAGTACGACAAAAACAACCACAATCTCAACCTGTAGCAAAGAGGCAACGAACATCTCCCTCAACGGATGCAGTGCCTGCTGTAGAGCCACCAGCTAACAATAGATCTTCAATATCATGGGTTCCATCACCACTGCCAGCAGAAACATCTACATCAAAATTTGTGGATTTAGAGGCAGCACCAGTTTTCAATAACGTAGAATCATCATCAGATTGGGTTGCATCATCACCACCAGTTTTCAATAACGTAGAATCCCATTTAAACAACGGAAAATTATCAGAAGCATCTGCACCAGTTTTCAGTAACGCAGAATTATCAGAATGGGTTCCATCACAACCACCGGCAATGAAGACAACGGATCCTTATGTGCCTGTGCCAGTACCACCTGCACCAACAAGTATGCTTTCAGCCTCGATGCCTGACTTTGATGAATTTCTCAATGATGATGGATGGGAGGAGTTCTTTTCCTTCGATAATAATGGTTTACCAGCTGTTAAAGATAGCCTTAACACTACTACTCCAGATAATAATGAGTGGGAAAATCTGGATGATCTGTTACCAACTTCTGAAGATAAACTTAATAGTAGTACTCCGCGGGATAACAGCTATACCTACTACGACTCGAGAAAGGTATTAAAAGCAAGTGATTCTGAAGCAGTGAAGATTTCCAAGCTTGGATGGGATCCTGTTGCTTATAAAGCATATTTCCCCAATTTTGAACCCATGTACTAAACGATCGATAAAGATGTTATAATTCTACTGGTCAAACTATCAAACAGTTGTAATAGAATAGAACTACGTTGGGCTTGATCCCATaatgggtacgtaggcagccgtgcACGGTGCAGTTCCATAAATATATAAAAAACTATTTTCTCCAATTTTATAAATGTAGTATATTGTTCAGTTATTTCAATTCTTCTTAGCTTTACATTTTATTATATATTTTGCGAGGCTGCACTTTGCACTAGTTCTGTAATTTGAAAGGTATTCTTCTCGAGGACTGCACTTCGTATTTGAGTTTCAGGTTGCGGAGTTTGCAAAGCTTATGCTTGGCAATACTAGCTTGGAGTGGTTCAGAAGCCATACATACCCCTTGTTTAGTCTGTATGTCTTCTTAATGTGATGTGTCCACAAACATGTTTAGCTAATGGTTATCCACAAATATAACTCTGTGGAATCCGTAGTCTTTTCAAAATTAACCCATTAGCTTCTTATCAGAGTTGGAAACTGATTCCGAGGAATGGAAATTTCTAAATGAATATATTCTCTTTCGTGTTGAAAATTAAGAACTCCGAGGCCCCAATCGTTCACTATAAGTTCATGGGAATTAAAAGAACAGTTACAATAAATTGAGTATCAATTATTTTCTCCTTAACTCACTGTCCGTCCACTGT
This genomic stretch from Papaver somniferum cultivar HN1 chromosome 5, ASM357369v1, whole genome shotgun sequence harbors:
- the LOC113280381 gene encoding NAC domain-containing protein 2-like translates to MVLNKGVLPPGYKFMPSEKQIIKDYLVRKVQNTLPDVSWFILEKDIYRYSNPFLLFQEIQRNQGYFFTPITKVSSCGKNVNRKTGDGTWSGQKPTTLKDDDKKPIGTKRMYNFEWNVPKEKKREVEREKGHWIMHEYSLLPDYYTNNNIKADPEYVLCEIRCKIPIFDVHGVRQKQPQSQPVAKRQRTSPSTDAVPAVEPPANNRSSISWVPSPLPAETSTSKFVDLEAAPVFNNVESSSDWVASSPPVFNNVESHLNNGKLSEASAPVFSNAELSEWVPSQPPAMKTTDPYVPVPVPPAPTSMLSASMPDFDEFLNDDGWEEFFSFDNNGLPAVKDSLNTTTPDNNEWENLDDLLPTSEDKLNSSTPRDNSYTYYDSRKVLKASDSEAVKISKLGWDPVAYKAYFPNFEPMY